The window GATATTGACTGGCTTGATATGCTTTTATTTCTTATGCCCATATGTTGTCGAAATTGGTTTTGGAGTTTCTTATACTTCCAGCATTTCTGCGATAAAAATTCTCACTATAGGTTGGTGTTTTCAGGTCGTTTATTTGCCATTTCAGTACTTGTTCTATGCTTTGAATCAACCTCGATTACGGTTTTTACTGGAAATAATGAAACTTGGTACCGCAGTGGGCCTTTTACAGGTGCTGACGCCTAGATACGGTATTGACGGTGCAGCCAGCTCTATTTCCATAGCATTTTTCTTGAATTTCATAATAGCAAGTTTTGTTTCTATTTATTCAATTATTCAGCACGCGAAAGTCGTCCAGGAGGAAAGATGAAAGTTTTAATTCCAGAGAATATCCCTGCACATAATAAAGGTGAAGAGGCTATTCTACGTGGTATTTTAAGCACATTTGGTGATATCGAAGTGGAGAAGCTCTATTTATATTCGACATCTCCCGATTATGACCAAAAAATATATGGAAGCCCTGTTGAGGTGGTGACAGATACGCTTATCCCATATGCGCGTACTACGAAGTGGGTAAAGATAAAACATCTGTTGGGGCAGCTTCCGAAACACTTACTATACATGATATTGCGGAAGATTAATAAAAACCTTCCATCAAAGATTTTCAAAAGCAAGCTTTTTAAGGCGTATGACGATGTCGATTGCGTCATTTGTGCTCACGACAATGCGTACGCCATTATGCACAATGCGTTGATTCTGTTTTGTAATTTTATCAACGTGCCTGTCATTGTATATGGAACTAGTCTGAAGTCATTTGTGTACCAACGCCCCTTAGCAAAAGCTGCCTTCAAAATGGGATTAGAGCGAGTCAACTTGGCTACGACCCGTGAAGCATTAAGCTACAGTATCGTGCGGGACAAACTGGAAATCAAGAATGCAAATATCCATCTCACCGCGGATAAGGCTTTCCTGGTTTCTCCAGATGATGCCAGCGTTGGTCGTGCCGTATTGGAGAAGCATGGTTTAGACGTTGACAAGGATGTGATTGTGGGGGCGACACTTGTCAATAAGACTGATGTCTTTCATGGTTGTTTAAAGTCCATATCCGACGAGTCTGAAAAAATGGCTGCCCGTGTGAGTATTTACGCTCAGTATTTTGATCATATCGTTGAGAAGTGTGGTGCAAAGATAGCGTTTTTCCCTCATTCGATAGGTCCCAAGGAATTTCACGATGATCGTGTGATGGCCAAGAGGGTATTGGAGGCGTGCAAACATAAAGATCAAATGGTTTCTATTGAGGATGATTTAAATGTTAGCACACTTAAATCTATGCAATTGCATTGTGCTTTTTTTACAGGCGAAAGGACCCATTCGTGCATCGGAGCAGCTTCCGTCTTAACCCCATTTCTTTCTTTGACCTATGAGGATGACCATAGAACTTGGGGTATACTGGGGGAGATGGTTGGCGCAAAAGAATGGATCTACAATATCAGCAAGATGGAGAGAGAGACCCTGAATTCAGCGTTCGATAATGCATGGGAAAGCAAGAAGAGAATCGTTGAGCATTTGGAAGAGAGGATTCCGCAGGTCGTAGATAATTCCATGATGAATGGGCGGCATTTGAAAAAACTTCTTTCGGAATACGGTTTGGGTTAAACGATGAGAATTGCATTGTGCAACCACCGCTACTTCATCAGTGGTGGCCCCGAAAAGTACCTTTTCAAATTCAAGGCTCTGGCTGAAGAGCGCGGTAATACCGTGATGCCGATTTCGGTGCATAGCCCAGAGAATGAGAAGTGTGAATATGAGGATTATTTTTTCACATCCGCTTCAAAGAGCGGAGATGCTTACTTTAATCCAGATGATAAATCCATCGCGACGTTAGCCAAGTCCATTACAAGGCATTTCTATTCGTATGAGGTGTACAATAAGACACGGCGTTTTGTTGAAGAGCAAAAGCCTGATGTCGCGTATGTGCTTCATTATCTTAATAAGATATCCCCAGCAATTATAGACTCCTTTATTAATAACGATGTCCCCTGCGTGGTGAGGGTTTCGGATTTCGGTTCAATATGTCCGCAAGCTCATCTGTATGCACATGGAAAAATATGCGAGGAGTGTATAGAACGTGGTTACCATAGATGCATCGCGAATAGGTGTGTCAAAGGGTCCTTGGCGGCAAGCTCGGTAAAAGTCTTTGCGTACTACTTTAACCTGTTGCTTCGGCATCGGCATCGGATTTCTGCTTTCATTTTTCCGTCTTTGTTCACTATGGAGAAATATATTAGATGCGGTTTCCCTGCCGAAAAGTGTTACCATGTGCCGACAATGGTTGAAAGTCTGGCAGATGAGCCTGCGATCTCGAATTCGCCAGACTGCATTCTTTATGTCGGTCGGTTTGTGCAAGAGAAGGGAGTACATCACTTACTTGAAGCATATGCAGGCTGCAAAAGTGGAACGCTCCCCCTTTGTCT of the Pseudodesulfovibrio sp. zrk46 genome contains:
- a CDS encoding glycosyltransferase family 4 protein, which produces MRIALCNHRYFISGGPEKYLFKFKALAEERGNTVMPISVHSPENEKCEYEDYFFTSASKSGDAYFNPDDKSIATLAKSITRHFYSYEVYNKTRRFVEEQKPDVAYVLHYLNKISPAIIDSFINNDVPCVVRVSDFGSICPQAHLYAHGKICEECIERGYHRCIANRCVKGSLAASSVKVFAYYFNLLLRHRHRISAFIFPSLFTMEKYIRCGFPAEKCYHVPTMVESLADEPAISNSPDCILYVGRFVQEKGVHHLLEAYAGCKSGTLPLCLVGYMGKTNYEVSLKRDYGSIATFKDFTSGEELNEMYANASFVVVPSVWYDNQPNVLLEAALRSKMVVVPRHGCFTDLVEDGVTGLFYNPDDVVDLSKKIFWASNNADAVRAMGVNASKRVRELHSSESHFYRVMDIFNSVR
- a CDS encoding polysaccharide pyruvyl transferase family protein; this encodes MKVLIPENIPAHNKGEEAILRGILSTFGDIEVEKLYLYSTSPDYDQKIYGSPVEVVTDTLIPYARTTKWVKIKHLLGQLPKHLLYMILRKINKNLPSKIFKSKLFKAYDDVDCVICAHDNAYAIMHNALILFCNFINVPVIVYGTSLKSFVYQRPLAKAAFKMGLERVNLATTREALSYSIVRDKLEIKNANIHLTADKAFLVSPDDASVGRAVLEKHGLDVDKDVIVGATLVNKTDVFHGCLKSISDESEKMAARVSIYAQYFDHIVEKCGAKIAFFPHSIGPKEFHDDRVMAKRVLEACKHKDQMVSIEDDLNVSTLKSMQLHCAFFTGERTHSCIGAASVLTPFLSLTYEDDHRTWGILGEMVGAKEWIYNISKMERETLNSAFDNAWESKKRIVEHLEERIPQVVDNSMMNGRHLKKLLSEYGLG